In Nicotiana tabacum cultivar K326 chromosome 17, ASM71507v2, whole genome shotgun sequence, one DNA window encodes the following:
- the LOC142171747 gene encoding uncharacterized protein LOC142171747, with protein sequence MKTPIQNLHDLVTHNVAHVGIDKALVEQQQYEEEGEDESTAENFKKVAREAHMSPRASAKVGKKRKKQEQNKKALQPLRIWLFFDANVEWELIMDSAQQIIVKVFHQDIGQHVMMIFVYAKCGDFNAVLHKDENIGGLPMFPPEYEDFSFCINSSGLFDLGYKGSPFTWWNGRPNAKCIFKRLDRILHKLKNVKAALSKWSKVTFGDIFKQLAILEDIVKVKEMLFEEEPTIANRIVLQQAHAELKKKKLQLKRIQNGYGNWIEDQEYGVVQISNIRRGKGAVFELSGDSSSGADRFTGIFYQDYWEIIGFDIYSIILHFYGGVALSKYFTHTNLVMLPKKPMVQIFYDLRPISLSKFINKVISRVLHDRLEKLLPALISPNQSRFMKGRSIFENILLTHERVTDIRLRDKIANVMIKIDMTKAYDRVSLKYLLHVLRKMGFAEQFINMVWNLISNNWYSVLVNGQDLGFFKSTRGVKQGDPLSPVLFILSVEVNVLVNGQDLGFFKSTRGVKQGDPLSPALFILSAEVLPRSLNKLFEDKAFIGFGLPKWSEPLNHLAYVDNTIIFASAQPESLKKVMTVLGSFERISGQLINKSKSSFYMHANVSNALFQAVGNATGFTRGEFSFTYLGCPNFYTRRMKDYYNDLIKKVKGKLHSWKGKLLSFGGKATRITIVLQSMPVNMLSVLDPPNNVIEHLHKIFAISFGAQRRKA encoded by the exons ATGAAGACTCCCATTCAGAATTTACATGATTTAGTAACACACAATGTGGCTCATGTGGGGATTGATAAAGCTTTAGTGGAACAGCAACAATATGAGGAGGAAGGAGAAGATGAGTCCACagctgaaaatttcaaaaaagtaGCAAGGGAGGCTCACATGTCTCCTAGAGCTAGTGCCAAGgtaggaaagaaaagaaagaagcagGAACAAAACAAGAAAGCACTACAACCTTTAAGA ATCTGGTTATTCTTTGATGCTAATGTGGAATGGGAATTGATCATGGACTCTGCACAACAGATCATTGTTAAGGTGTTTCATCAAGACATTGGCCAGCATGTCATGATGATATTTGTGTATGCAAAGT GTGGAGACTTTAATGCGGTTCTTCATAAAGATGAAAATATTGGTGGTCTCCCAATGTTCCCTCCTGAATATGAGGATTTTTCATTTTGTATTAATTCAAGTGGATTATTTGATTTAGGGTACAAAGGGAGTCCATTCACTTGGTGGAATGGAAGACCTAATGCAAAATGTATCTTTAAGAGACTTGATAGGATATTG CATAAGTTGAAGAACGTGAAGGCTGCATTATCTAAATGGAGTAAAGTCACTTTTGGTGACATCTTCAAGCAGTTGGCAATCTTGGAAGACATAGTAAAAGTGAAAGAGATGTTGTTTGAGGAGGAGCCAACAATAGCTAATAGAATAGTTCTTCAACAGGCCCATGCAGAATTGAAGAA GAAGAAGTTGCAATTGAAGAGGATTCAAAATGGATATGGAAACTGGATTGAGGATCAAG AATATGGAGTTGTGCAAATATCCAACATTAGAAGAGGTAAAGGGGCAGTTTTTGAATTAAGCGGAGACAGTTCCAGTGGTGCAGATAGATTTACTGGAATATTTTATCAAGACTATTGGGAGATTATTGGTTTtgatatatacagtattatactACATTTTTATGGAGGAGTTGCACTGTCAAAGTACTTTACACATACTAATTTGGTGATGTTACCTAAGAAACCTATGGTGCAAATATTTTATGACCTTCGACCAATAAGTTTAAGCAAATTCATCAATAAGGTGATATCCAGGGTGCTACATGATAGGTTGGAGAAGCTTTTACCTGCTTTGATATCTCCAAATCAATCTAGATTTATGAAGGGAAGGAGCATCTTTGAAAACATTCTATTGACACATGAGAGAGTAACAGATATAAGACTTAGAGATAAGATAGCCAATGTAATGATTAAGATAGACATGACTAAGGCCTATGACAGGGTGTCTTTAAAGTATCTACTccatgttttaagaaagatgggGTTTGCAGAACAGTTCATCAACATGGTGTGGAACTTGATATCCAATAATTGGTACTCAGTATTGGTGAATGGTCAAGATTTAGGGTTCTTTAAGTCTACAAGAGGGGTGAAACAAGGTGATCCATTATCTCCTGTATTGTTCATATTATCAGTAGAAGTGAACG TATTGGTGAATGGTCAAGATTTAGGGTTCTTTAAGTCTACAAGAGGGGTGAAACAAGGTGATCCATTGTCTCCTGCATTGTTCATATTATCAGCAGAAGTGCTACCTAGATCCTTGAATAAGTTGTTTGAGGACAAAGCCTTTATAGGTTTTGGCTTGCCTAAGTGGTCAGAACCTTTAAATCATTTGGCATATGTTGATAACACTATCATCTTTGCCTCAGCTCAACCAGAATCTCTAAAGAAGGTGATGACAGTATTGGGGAGTTTTGAGAGGATTTCTGGACAGTTAATCAACAAATCCAAGAGTTCATTCTATATGCATGCTAATGTGTCTAATGCACTGTTTCAGGCAGTAGGAAATGCCACCGGTTTTACTAGAGGGGAATTTTCTTTTACCTATCTAGGGTGCCCCAACTTTTACACTAGAAGAATGAAAGATTACTATAATGATCTCATAAAGAAGGTGAAAGGTAAACTACATTCTTGGAAAGGGAAGTTGTTATCATTTGGTGGGAAAGCAACACGCATTACTATTGTGTTGCAAAGCATGCCAGTAAATATGCTATCAGTGCTTGATCCTCCAAATAATGTTATTGAACATTTGCATAAGATATTTGCAATTTCTTTTGGAGCACAAAGGAGAAAGGCATAA